The Clostridium sporogenes genome contains a region encoding:
- the cplR gene encoding ABC-F type ribosomal protection protein CplR (Contributes to intrinsic pleuromutilin, lincosamide and streptogramin A resistance.) — MVSIKLDKVKKYYEDKLILDIDNLEIKENSRIGIVGENGAGKTTLIKVILGELDIDEGKVFFHANYSYISQSENYTGSCNDGRIKSILGAPDNYNEFLSGGEKVKISINQALSSNSNFLIADEPTANLDTNTIKSIEKLISEYKGGLLLVSHDRDFLNNLCDNILEIENGKVKLYKCGYSKYLKLKAKEREVEKREYEEYITEKKRLEKAMMVKKNQQDSIRKAPKRMGNSEARLHKMGDQKSKKHLDGNIKSLKSRINHLEVKEKPISSKDIKIKITEGNKIPSKTVIEVKNLDLYIGDKLLIKDGNFKIKNGKKAAIIGENGCGKTTLIKEILKRDTENIRLSKYISIGYFDQNQDILDKDKTILDNIKSTSSYDESFMRIQLAGFGFKGDTIYKNVSILSGGEKVKVALSKIILSDTNTLILDEPTNYLDIKSIEALENALINTDKTIVMISHDRSFISSICNYIIEIKDTKLNCFSGTYTAFTEERVNYETKKQDNHSEREKKEKLLILENRLSKIISEISFEKDLIVKEKLNEEYIKLLNDIKLLKK, encoded by the coding sequence TTATTAAAGTTATTTTAGGTGAACTAGATATTGATGAGGGAAAAGTATTTTTTCATGCTAATTATTCATATATAAGCCAAAGTGAAAACTATACTGGTTCCTGCAATGATGGCAGAATCAAGAGTATATTAGGTGCACCAGATAATTATAATGAATTTTTATCCGGTGGAGAAAAGGTGAAAATTAGTATTAATCAAGCCCTTAGTTCTAATAGCAATTTTCTTATAGCAGATGAGCCAACAGCTAATCTTGACACTAATACTATAAAAAGCATTGAAAAACTTATAAGTGAATATAAAGGAGGACTTTTATTAGTTTCTCATGATAGAGATTTTTTAAATAATCTTTGTGATAATATATTAGAAATAGAAAATGGAAAAGTTAAATTATATAAGTGTGGTTATTCAAAATATCTTAAACTAAAAGCTAAAGAAAGAGAAGTTGAAAAAAGAGAATATGAAGAATATATAACTGAAAAAAAGCGACTTGAAAAGGCTATGATGGTAAAAAAAAATCAACAAGATTCTATTAGAAAAGCACCTAAAAGAATGGGAAATTCGGAAGCAAGACTTCATAAAATGGGAGATCAGAAATCAAAAAAACACTTAGATGGAAATATAAAATCTTTAAAAAGTAGAATTAATCATCTTGAAGTGAAAGAAAAACCTATTTCTAGCAAAGATATTAAGATAAAAATTACTGAAGGTAATAAAATACCTTCTAAAACAGTAATAGAAGTAAAAAATTTAGATTTATATATAGGTGATAAACTTCTTATAAAAGATGGAAATTTCAAAATAAAAAACGGTAAAAAAGCAGCTATTATTGGTGAAAATGGCTGTGGTAAAACAACTTTAATAAAAGAAATATTAAAAAGAGATACAGAAAACATTAGATTATCAAAGTATATTTCTATAGGATATTTTGATCAAAATCAAGACATTTTAGATAAAGACAAAACAATATTAGATAATATAAAATCAACTAGTTCTTATGATGAAAGCTTTATGAGAATACAATTAGCTGGATTTGGGTTTAAAGGAGACACTATATACAAAAATGTTTCTATATTAAGTGGAGGAGAAAAAGTTAAAGTTGCACTTTCCAAAATAATTTTAAGTGATACTAATACTTTGATTTTAGATGAACCTACCAATTATTTAGATATAAAATCTATTGAAGCTTTAGAAAATGCACTTATTAATACAGACAAAACAATTGTAATGATATCTCATGATAGATCTTTTATTTCTAGTATATGTAATTATATAATTGAAATAAAAGATACTAAACTAAATTGTTTTTCGGGTACTTATACTGCTTTCACTGAAGAAAGAGTAAACTATGAAACTAAAAAACAGGATAACCATAGTGAGCGTGAAAAGAAGGAAAAATTATTAATCTTAGAAAATAGACTTTCAAAAATAATTTCAGAAATATCTTTTGAGAAAGATTTGATAGTTAAAGAGAAGTTAAATGAGGAATATATTAAATTATTAAACGACATCAAATTATTAAAAAAGTAA
- a CDS encoding methyl-accepting chemotaxis protein gives MKNKSIKRIISTLLIFVALIPILIVGIYTNYSQTKSLKSNFESTTKNSVLSFQAMIAQKNKNNMESINTLANDGNAKNLFKNKDNANWLFYALEAFRSSHSEITNVYLGTVKGNTIFSPKTDVVNSIDPRTRPWYKKAVEMKGDPIITEPYKDTAGTNSLMVTIAKAVMDEKDSLVGVIGMDIKLDDLSAIAKNTKIGKEGFVVLVDKNGSIIGHKDKEKLNKNIKDLNWPKEILNKGIIDKVKINGKEYKVITEKDGATSWSIVGFLPYSEIQSELNKYYRIIVTISLLSLAGALAIGAVFSKKIINPIRKIEDALACMKNGDFTQSIDKGETSIYEMELIMDGINIVREETVKILDSLKSVSGDVKESSDILKNITEQSEMAGNEIVQVVQNIADATSDQAQSMEGSLNSISDLSDKVENSMENSKEMVKESDIVRNIIKDSGQAVKGLKSKFELNSKSNQELANKIDTLAESSNQISMITETIQSITEQTSLLALNASIESARAGEAGKGFAVVAEEVRKLAEQSSTSASEIERVISNINKEVKDILDKMYETIELEKDTKDKINITDNAFNTIRESIDKLEESIRNVNESQKIIYNNKNDILNKINEASSVSEEIAATTEEITASAEEQAAGLKEVVGSAEKLNSYSDTLNSLVKQFKI, from the coding sequence ATGAAAAACAAAAGTATAAAACGTATAATTTCCACTTTACTTATATTTGTAGCTTTAATTCCTATATTAATTGTTGGTATATATACTAATTATTCACAAACTAAAAGTTTAAAAAGTAATTTTGAATCAACAACAAAGAATTCTGTACTTAGTTTTCAAGCTATGATAGCACAAAAAAATAAAAACAATATGGAATCAATTAACACTTTGGCCAATGATGGTAATGCTAAAAATTTATTCAAAAATAAGGATAATGCTAATTGGCTTTTCTATGCATTAGAGGCCTTTAGAAGTTCTCATTCTGAAATTACAAATGTTTATCTAGGAACAGTTAAAGGAAATACTATATTTTCACCTAAAACTGATGTAGTTAATAGCATTGATCCAAGAACAAGACCTTGGTATAAGAAGGCAGTAGAAATGAAAGGAGATCCTATTATTACAGAACCATACAAAGATACAGCAGGTACTAATAGTTTAATGGTAACTATAGCTAAAGCTGTTATGGATGAGAAGGATTCTTTAGTTGGAGTAATTGGTATGGACATAAAATTAGATGATTTATCGGCTATTGCTAAAAATACTAAGATTGGTAAAGAAGGCTTTGTGGTATTAGTTGATAAAAATGGTTCAATTATAGGGCATAAAGATAAAGAAAAATTAAACAAAAATATAAAAGATTTAAATTGGCCTAAAGAAATACTAAATAAGGGAATTATAGATAAAGTAAAAATTAATGGAAAAGAGTATAAAGTCATAACAGAAAAAGATGGAGCAACATCCTGGAGCATTGTAGGATTTTTACCTTATAGTGAAATACAATCTGAACTTAATAAATATTATAGAATTATAGTTACAATATCCCTTTTATCTTTAGCAGGAGCGTTAGCAATAGGAGCAGTATTCTCTAAAAAAATAATAAATCCTATAAGAAAAATAGAAGATGCATTAGCCTGTATGAAGAATGGAGATTTTACCCAGAGCATAGATAAAGGTGAAACTTCAATTTATGAGATGGAATTAATAATGGATGGAATTAATATAGTGAGAGAAGAAACAGTAAAAATTTTAGATAGTCTTAAGAGTGTTTCTGGTGATGTGAAAGAATCTTCTGATATTTTAAAGAATATAACAGAGCAATCAGAAATGGCAGGAAATGAAATAGTACAAGTAGTACAAAATATAGCAGATGCAACTTCAGATCAAGCTCAGTCTATGGAAGGAAGTTTAAATTCTATAAGTGATTTATCAGATAAAGTAGAAAATTCCATGGAAAACTCTAAGGAAATGGTCAAAGAGTCTGATATAGTTAGGAATATTATAAAGGATAGTGGACAGGCTGTAAAAGGGTTAAAAAGTAAATTTGAATTGAATTCTAAATCAAACCAGGAATTAGCTAATAAAATTGACACATTGGCAGAAAGTTCAAATCAAATAAGTATGATAACAGAAACAATACAATCTATAACAGAACAAACATCTTTATTAGCACTTAATGCTAGTATAGAATCTGCAAGGGCAGGAGAAGCAGGAAAAGGATTTGCAGTAGTAGCAGAAGAGGTAAGGAAGCTTGCAGAACAATCTTCAACTTCAGCTTCAGAAATAGAAAGGGTTATTTCTAACATAAATAAAGAAGTAAAAGATATACTAGATAAAATGTATGAAACTATAGAACTTGAAAAGGATACTAAGGACAAAATTAATATTACAGATAATGCCTTTAATACTATAAGAGAATCTATAGATAAATTAGAAGAAAGCATAAGAAATGTTAATGAATCACAAAAAATTATATATAATAATAAAAATGATATATTAAATAAAATAAATGAGGCATCCTCTGTTTCAGAGGAGATAGCAGCAACTACTGAAGAAATAACTGCATCAGCAGAGGAACAGGCAGCTGGACTTAAAGAGGTAGTAGGATCTGCAGAAAAATTAAATTCTTATTCAGATACATTAAATTCATTAGTAAAACAATTTAAGATATAA